From the Sphingomonas mesophila genome, one window contains:
- a CDS encoding winged helix-turn-helix domain-containing protein, translated as MVDPRGDDEIGGHRRWSFAGCVFDEAQWSLTVAGRRVPVEAKPLAMLRYLLLRAGETVSKDELLDTIWPNVTVVEASLTTAVRKLRLALGNEDIVETVSGIGYRLAVPVELEIRRGGNAADGFDAKSVVDPSHRPWGQRSIWIGAAIVLLVIALAVAWGRPRNRAASDVRTPSAPEVADALRELDVAAVKRLVAAGWDPARPWDKEGNDALTILLNQCEWDRAHDRRKMLLIARMLIEGGAPIDRRNVWGDTAYSIAKAPRYCGPDHPVTQMIEAMCYGGSMGPRDLCLATYELTAGQRLAQGLPPKG; from the coding sequence ATGGTCGACCCCAGGGGGGATGACGAGATTGGTGGCCACCGCCGCTGGAGTTTTGCGGGGTGCGTGTTCGACGAGGCCCAATGGTCGCTGACGGTCGCTGGTCGCCGTGTGCCCGTTGAGGCGAAGCCGCTGGCGATGCTGCGTTACCTGCTGCTTCGGGCCGGCGAGACGGTGTCAAAGGACGAACTGCTCGATACTATTTGGCCGAACGTAACCGTCGTCGAAGCCTCGCTCACGACCGCGGTGCGCAAGCTTCGGCTTGCACTCGGTAACGAGGACATCGTCGAGACAGTGTCGGGAATTGGCTACCGTCTTGCGGTCCCGGTCGAGTTGGAGATCCGGCGCGGCGGCAACGCCGCGGACGGTTTTGACGCCAAATCGGTCGTTGACCCTTCACACCGCCCCTGGGGGCAGCGGTCGATTTGGATCGGCGCGGCGATTGTCCTGTTGGTGATCGCGCTTGCCGTGGCGTGGGGGAGGCCGCGCAACCGGGCCGCTTCGGACGTCCGCACACCCTCCGCGCCCGAAGTTGCCGACGCTCTTCGCGAGCTCGATGTTGCGGCCGTCAAGCGGCTGGTCGCGGCCGGCTGGGACCCCGCCCGGCCGTGGGACAAGGAGGGCAATGACGCGCTGACCATCCTGCTCAATCAATGCGAATGGGACCGCGCCCACGACCGGCGCAAGATGCTCCTGATCGCGCGCATGCTGATCGAGGGCGGCGCGCCGATCGACCGGCGCAACGTGTGGGGCGATACCGCCTACAGCATCGCCAAGGCGCCGCGTTACTGCGGGCCGGATCATCCGGTCACCCAGATGATCGAGGCGATGTGCTACGGCGGCTCGATGGGGCCGCGGGACCTGTGCCTCGCGACCTACGAGCTGACCGCCGGGCAGCGGCTGGCGCAGGGCCTTCCGCCCAAGGGCTGA